One window of Mediterraneibacter gnavus ATCC 29149 genomic DNA carries:
- a CDS encoding IS30 family transposase, with the protein MANKKGSRQLTWTDRISIEALKKAGHSVIEIAEQLGVHRSTIYNELKRGEYMHRNSDYTETLSYSPNKAQMKAEENLKARGTQLKIGNDIAYANYIEDKIVNEDYSPAAVLGELKAQGKEGDFSVTVCVTTLYSYIDKGIFLKLSNKNLPVKKNKKRNYKKVQRQQKRAAAGESIDKRPKEIDTREEFGNWEMDSVLGKRGKSKNTLLVLTERKTRNEIIFKLPDHTDEAVVAALDRLERKWGADMFKRVFKTITVDNGSEFADAEGLQRSIINEGEKRTKVYYCHPYSSWERGTNEVTNKMIRRKIPKGTNFDDRTEEEVESIENWINGYPRKIHGYHSAGELFKEEVKQLA; encoded by the coding sequence ATGGCGAATAAGAAAGGCAGCCGACAGCTGACATGGACAGACCGTATAAGTATTGAGGCATTGAAAAAAGCAGGGCATAGCGTGATAGAGATAGCAGAACAGCTGGGCGTACACCGCAGCACTATATACAATGAGCTTAAGAGAGGGGAATATATGCACAGAAATAGCGACTATACAGAAACATTAAGTTATAGCCCAAACAAGGCACAAATGAAAGCAGAGGAAAATTTAAAGGCAAGGGGTACACAACTTAAAATAGGAAACGATATTGCATACGCTAATTATATAGAGGATAAAATAGTAAATGAAGATTACAGCCCAGCTGCGGTACTGGGAGAATTGAAAGCACAGGGGAAAGAGGGGGACTTTTCCGTAACAGTATGCGTAACGACCTTATACAGCTATATTGATAAGGGTATTTTCCTTAAGCTGTCTAATAAGAATTTGCCAGTAAAGAAGAATAAGAAGAGAAATTATAAGAAAGTACAGAGGCAACAGAAAAGGGCGGCAGCAGGAGAGAGTATAGACAAACGCCCGAAAGAGATAGATACACGGGAAGAGTTCGGAAACTGGGAAATGGACAGCGTTTTAGGTAAGCGGGGAAAGTCAAAAAATACCTTGCTGGTACTGACAGAGCGGAAAACCAGAAACGAGATTATATTTAAACTGCCAGACCATACAGACGAGGCAGTAGTAGCGGCACTGGATAGATTAGAAAGAAAATGGGGCGCTGATATGTTTAAGCGGGTATTTAAGACAATCACAGTAGACAACGGCAGCGAGTTTGCAGATGCAGAGGGCTTACAGCGTTCTATTATCAACGAGGGAGAAAAGCGGACAAAGGTATATTACTGCCACCCTTATAGTAGCTGGGAACGTGGCACGAATGAGGTAACAAATAAGATGATACGCCGGAAGATACCGAAAGGCACAAATTTTGACGACAGGACAGAGGAAGAGGTAGAGAGTATAGAGAACTGGATAAACGGATACCCACGCAAAATACATGGCTACCATTCAGCGGGGGAATTATTCAAGGAAGAGGTAAAGCAGCTTGCATAA
- the codY gene encoding GTP-sensing pleiotropic transcriptional regulator CodY has translation MSVQLLDKTRKINKLLHNNNSSKVVFNDICAVLTEILNSNVLVVSKKGKILGVSKSAHVDAINELIVESVGAHIDEMLNERLLNVLSTKENVNLETLGFSSEKVQGYQAIIVPIDIAGERLGTLFIYKQNELYSIDDIILSEYGTAVVGLEMLRSVNEESAEETRKEHIVQSAISTLSFSELEAIIHIFEELDGTEGILVASKIADRVGITRSVIVNALRKFESAGVIESRSSGMKGTYIKVLNDYVFTELEKIKKERL, from the coding sequence ATGAGCGTACAGTTATTAGATAAGACAAGAAAAATAAATAAATTATTGCATAATAATAATTCCAGCAAAGTGGTGTTTAATGATATTTGTGCTGTCCTCACAGAGATCCTGAACTCCAATGTCCTGGTAGTCAGTAAAAAAGGAAAGATCCTCGGAGTCAGCAAAAGTGCGCATGTAGATGCAATCAATGAACTGATTGTAGAGTCTGTGGGAGCGCATATCGATGAGATGCTCAATGAGCGTCTGCTCAATGTACTTTCTACCAAAGAGAATGTGAATTTGGAGACACTTGGTTTTTCATCGGAAAAAGTGCAGGGATATCAGGCAATTATCGTCCCCATTGATATTGCGGGAGAACGCCTTGGAACACTCTTTATTTATAAGCAGAATGAGTTGTATTCCATTGATGATATCATCTTAAGTGAGTATGGGACAGCAGTTGTCGGACTGGAGATGCTCCGGTCTGTGAATGAGGAGAGTGCAGAGGAGACGAGAAAGGAACATATCGTACAGTCAGCGATCAGCACACTTTCATTCTCTGAACTGGAGGCGATCATTCATATTTTTGAAGAGTTGGATGGAACAGAGGGAATTCTGGTGGCAAGCAAGATTGCAGACCGTGTAGGAATCACAAGATCCGTGATCGTCAATGCACTTCGAAAATTTGAGAGTGCCGGAGTGATCGAATCCCGTTCCTCCGGAATGAAGGGAACATACATTAAGGTGTTGAATGACTATGTCTTTACCGAATTGGAAAAGATCAAAAAAGAACGTTTGTAA
- a CDS encoding co-chaperone GroES — protein sequence MKLVPLGDKIVLKQLEAEETTKSGIVLPGQAKEKPQEAEVIAVGPGGMVDGKEVTMQVAVGDKVIYSKYAGTDVELDGEEYIIVKQNDILAVVK from the coding sequence ATGAAATTAGTACCATTAGGCGATAAAATCGTATTAAAGCAATTAGAAGCAGAAGAGACAACAAAGTCAGGAATCGTTTTGCCTGGTCAGGCAAAAGAAAAACCACAGGAAGCAGAGGTAATTGCAGTCGGACCTGGTGGAATGGTAGACGGGAAAGAAGTGACAATGCAGGTAGCTGTAGGAGATAAAGTAATCTATTCCAAATATGCAGGAACAGATGTAGAGCTGGATGGAGAAGAGTACATTATCGTAAAACAGAATGATATCCTTGCAGTTGTAAAATAG
- the groL gene encoding chaperonin GroEL (60 kDa chaperone family; promotes refolding of misfolded polypeptides especially under stressful conditions; forms two stacked rings of heptamers to form a barrel-shaped 14mer; ends can be capped by GroES; misfolded proteins enter the barrel where they are refolded when GroES binds) produces MAKEIKYGAEARAALEKGVNQLADTVRVTLGPKGRNVVLDKSFGTPLITNDGVTIAKEIELEDGFENMGAQLIREVAAKTNDVAGDGTTTATVLAQAMVNEGMKNLAAGANPIVLRKGMKKATDAAVEAIANMSRQVTGKDQIAKVAAVSSGDEAVGNMVADAMEKVSKDGVITIEESKTMQTELDLVEGMQFDRGYISAYMATDMEKMEAVLDDPYILITDKKISNIQDLLPLLEQIVQSGARLLIIAEDIEGEALTTLIVNKLRGTFNVVAVKAPGYGDRRKEMLNDIAILTGGQVISDELGMDLKEATMDLLGRAKSVKVQKENTVIVDGCGDKKAIEDRVAQIKKQIEETTSEFDREKLQERLAKLAGGVAVIRVGAATETEMKEAKLRMEDALNATRAAVEEGIIAGGGSAYIHASKEVAKLAETLEGDEKTGANIILKALEAPLFHIATNAGLEGAVIINKVRESEPGVGFDAYKEEYVDMVSEGILDPAKVTRSALQNANSVASTLLTTESVVSTIKEETPAMPAAPGGMGMM; encoded by the coding sequence ATGGCAAAGGAAATTAAATATGGAGCAGAGGCAAGAGCCGCTCTGGAAAAAGGTGTAAACCAGCTTGCAGATACTGTAAGAGTAACTTTGGGACCAAAAGGAAGAAACGTTGTTCTGGATAAATCGTTCGGAACACCATTGATCACAAATGACGGTGTGACGATCGCAAAAGAAATCGAACTGGAAGATGGATTTGAAAATATGGGAGCACAGCTCATCCGTGAAGTTGCAGCGAAGACAAACGATGTGGCCGGAGACGGAACAACAACAGCGACTGTTCTGGCACAGGCAATGGTAAATGAAGGAATGAAGAACCTTGCAGCAGGAGCAAACCCGATCGTACTGCGTAAAGGTATGAAAAAAGCGACAGATGCAGCAGTGGAAGCAATTGCAAATATGAGCCGTCAGGTAACAGGAAAAGACCAGATCGCAAAAGTTGCAGCAGTATCTTCCGGTGATGAAGCGGTTGGAAATATGGTTGCAGATGCAATGGAGAAAGTTTCCAAAGATGGTGTTATCACGATCGAAGAATCCAAGACAATGCAGACAGAGCTGGATCTGGTAGAAGGTATGCAGTTTGACCGCGGATATATTTCTGCATATATGGCGACAGATATGGAGAAGATGGAAGCAGTTCTGGATGATCCGTACATCCTGATCACAGATAAGAAGATTTCCAATATTCAGGATCTCCTTCCATTGCTGGAGCAGATCGTACAGTCAGGAGCAAGACTTCTGATCATTGCAGAGGATATTGAAGGAGAAGCTCTTACAACTCTGATCGTAAACAAACTGCGCGGAACATTTAATGTTGTTGCAGTAAAAGCTCCTGGATACGGAGATAGAAGAAAAGAAATGCTCAATGATATTGCAATCCTGACAGGCGGACAGGTAATTTCCGATGAACTTGGAATGGACCTGAAAGAAGCAACAATGGACCTGCTCGGACGTGCAAAATCTGTAAAAGTTCAGAAAGAGAACACAGTCATTGTTGACGGATGCGGAGATAAGAAAGCAATCGAAGACAGAGTGGCTCAGATCAAAAAACAGATCGAGGAGACAACATCTGAATTTGACAGAGAAAAATTACAGGAAAGACTTGCAAAACTGGCAGGCGGTGTTGCAGTGATTCGTGTGGGAGCAGCGACAGAAACTGAGATGAAAGAAGCAAAACTGCGTATGGAAGATGCACTCAATGCGACAAGAGCAGCAGTAGAGGAAGGTATCATCGCAGGCGGTGGATCTGCATATATCCATGCTTCTAAAGAAGTTGCAAAACTTGCAGAGACTCTGGAAGGTGATGAGAAGACAGGTGCGAATATCATCCTGAAAGCTCTGGAGGCTCCATTGTTCCATATTGCAACAAATGCAGGTCTGGAAGGTGCAGTGATCATCAATAAAGTAAGAGAATCAGAACCTGGAGTCGGATTTGATGCTTACAAAGAAGAATATGTAGATATGGTAAGTGAAGGAATTCTGGATCCTGCCAAAGTGACAAGAAGCGCACTGCAGAATGCAAACAGTGTTGCATCTACTCTGCTGACAACAGAATCTGTTGTTTCTACGATTAAAGAAGAGACACCGGCAATGCCGGCAGCACCTGGTGGAATGGGAATGATGTAA
- the guaB gene encoding IMP dehydrogenase has protein sequence MGKIIGEGITFDDVLLVPAYSQVIPNQVDLSTYLTKTIKLNIPMMSAGMDTVTEHRMAIAMARQGGIGIIHKNMTIEQQAEEVDKVKRSENGVITDPFSLSPDHTLADANDLMAKFRISGVPITEGKKLVGIITNRDLKFEEDFSKKIKESMTSEGLITAPEGITLEDAKKILAKARKEKLPIVDKDGNLKGLITIKDIEKQIKYPLSAKDGQGRLLCGAAIGITANCLERVEALVNAKVDVIVMDSAHGHSENVLRTVRMVKEKYPNLPVIAGNVATGEATRALIEAGVDAVKVGIGPGSICTTRVVAGIGVPQVTAVMDCYAVAKEYGIPVIADGGIKYSGDMTKAIAAGANVCMMGSIFAGCDESPGTFELYQGRKYKVYRGMGSIAAMENGSKDRYFQADAKKLVPEGVEGRVAYKGTVEDTVFQLMGGLRAGMGYCGTANIEALKENGQFVKISAASLKESHPHDIHITKEAPNYSVDE, from the coding sequence ATGGGAAAAATAATCGGAGAAGGTATTACATTTGACGATGTCCTGTTAGTACCGGCATATTCACAGGTCATTCCAAATCAGGTGGACTTATCCACATATCTGACAAAGACGATTAAACTGAACATTCCGATGATGAGTGCTGGTATGGATACAGTTACTGAGCACCGCATGGCGATCGCCATGGCACGTCAGGGAGGAATCGGTATCATTCATAAAAACATGACGATCGAGCAGCAGGCAGAAGAGGTAGACAAAGTAAAGAGATCAGAGAATGGGGTTATCACAGATCCGTTTTCTCTTTCTCCGGATCATACACTGGCGGACGCCAATGATCTGATGGCAAAATTCAGAATTTCCGGAGTGCCGATCACAGAAGGGAAAAAGCTGGTTGGAATTATTACAAACCGTGATTTGAAATTTGAGGAAGATTTCTCTAAGAAAATAAAAGAATCCATGACTTCAGAAGGGCTGATCACAGCACCGGAAGGAATCACACTGGAAGATGCAAAGAAGATCCTTGCAAAGGCAAGAAAAGAAAAACTTCCGATCGTGGACAAAGATGGAAATTTAAAAGGTCTGATCACGATCAAAGACATTGAGAAACAGATCAAATATCCACTGTCAGCGAAAGACGGTCAGGGAAGACTTCTCTGCGGAGCGGCGATCGGAATCACAGCAAACTGTCTGGAGCGTGTAGAGGCGCTGGTGAATGCGAAGGTAGACGTGATCGTGATGGACTCTGCACATGGACATTCTGAGAATGTTCTGCGCACAGTGCGTATGGTCAAAGAAAAATATCCAAATCTTCCGGTCATTGCAGGAAATGTTGCTACAGGGGAGGCGACAAGAGCCTTGATCGAAGCCGGTGTGGATGCCGTAAAAGTTGGTATCGGACCTGGATCAATCTGTACGACTCGTGTGGTTGCAGGTATCGGTGTACCACAGGTAACAGCTGTTATGGACTGCTATGCAGTGGCAAAAGAGTACGGAATTCCGGTTATCGCAGACGGTGGTATCAAGTATTCCGGAGATATGACAAAGGCGATTGCAGCAGGAGCGAATGTTTGTATGATGGGAAGTATCTTTGCCGGATGTGACGAGAGCCCGGGAACATTTGAATTATACCAGGGAAGAAAATACAAAGTATACCGTGGTATGGGATCTATCGCAGCTATGGAAAACGGAAGCAAGGATCGTTACTTCCAGGCAGATGCAAAGAAATTAGTTCCGGAAGGTGTGGAAGGACGTGTTGCATACAAAGGAACAGTAGAAGATACCGTATTCCAGCTCATGGGAGGCCTCCGTGCAGGAATGGGATACTGCGGAACTGCAAATATTGAGGCACTGAAAGAGAACGGACAGTTTGTTAAGATTTCAGCTGCATCCTTGAAAGAAAGTCATCCACATGACATTCATATTACAAAAGAAGCACCTAACTACAGTGTAGATGAATAA
- a CDS encoding N-acetylmuramoyl-L-alanine amidase family protein, with the protein MKIRSNRRKRRRYGRGRSDRKVFYARAGLAALLLLTIVLILRSCISKKQGEMRADVDASRPEIDVQLLDINEYSRPEIESDGITGIVIHYTANPGSTAQENRDYFEGLKDTHETSASSNFVVGLEGEIIQCVPTWEVAYASNERNKDTISIECCHPDETGKFTEETYQSMVQLTAWLCRKYSLTADTVIRHYDVTGKNCPKYFVENEEAWANFKEDVANALAKGGTD; encoded by the coding sequence ATGAAAATAAGATCCAACAGAAGAAAAAGAAGAAGATATGGACGGGGAAGAAGTGACAGGAAAGTATTCTATGCAAGAGCCGGACTGGCAGCGCTGCTGTTATTGACAATAGTGCTGATCTTAAGGTCATGCATCTCAAAAAAGCAAGGAGAGATGCGGGCGGATGTGGATGCGTCCAGACCGGAGATTGATGTACAGCTTCTGGATATCAATGAGTACTCCAGACCGGAAATCGAGTCAGACGGGATCACAGGAATCGTGATTCATTATACGGCGAATCCGGGCTCTACTGCACAGGAGAACAGAGATTATTTTGAAGGACTTAAGGACACCCATGAGACATCAGCAAGCAGTAATTTTGTCGTGGGACTGGAAGGAGAGATCATTCAGTGTGTGCCCACATGGGAGGTGGCATATGCATCCAACGAGCGGAATAAGGATACCATTTCGATCGAATGCTGTCATCCGGACGAAACAGGAAAGTTTACAGAAGAAACCTATCAGTCGATGGTGCAGCTGACCGCATGGCTTTGCAGAAAGTACAGTCTGACTGCGGATACAGTGATCCGCCACTATGATGTGACCGGAAAAAATTGTCCGAAATACTTTGTGGAAAATGAAGAGGCATGGGCGAATTTCAAAGAGGATGTGGCGAATGCACTGGCGAAAGGCGGTACGGATTAA
- a CDS encoding shikimate kinase, whose translation MNELMIKKFRESCDYNIVLIGFMGAGKSTVARTLGEWFDMEIVEMDELISDRQRMSIPEIFEKHGEEYFRNLETNLLIELQKTSRTIISCGGGAAMRSQNVSEMKKNGYVVLLTATPKTILERVKENDDRPLLKNHKNVEYIAELMEKRREKYETAADLIVQTDEKNVQEICKEMITKLMEMDSRDV comes from the coding sequence ATGAATGAATTGATGATAAAAAAGTTTCGGGAATCATGTGATTATAATATCGTACTGATCGGATTTATGGGAGCTGGAAAATCGACGGTGGCAAGAACTCTGGGAGAATGGTTTGACATGGAGATTGTGGAAATGGATGAACTCATCTCGGATCGTCAGAGGATGAGTATTCCGGAGATTTTTGAAAAGCACGGAGAAGAGTATTTCCGGAATCTTGAGACGAATCTTCTGATTGAGCTGCAAAAAACAAGTCGGACGATTATTTCCTGCGGCGGCGGTGCTGCAATGCGCAGTCAGAATGTAAGTGAAATGAAAAAAAATGGATATGTGGTTCTGCTGACAGCTACTCCAAAGACGATTCTGGAACGTGTCAAAGAGAATGATGACAGACCTCTGCTGAAGAATCATAAGAATGTGGAATATATCGCAGAACTGATGGAAAAGCGCCGGGAGAAATATGAGACGGCAGCAGATTTGATCGTGCAGACAGACGAGAAGAATGTGCAGGAAATCTGCAAAGAGATGATTACAAAATTGATGGAGATGGATAGTAGAGATGTTTGA
- a CDS encoding YqeG family HAD IIIA-type phosphatase: MFDKFFPDEYLASAYVIPFEELYEKGYRGVIFDIDNTLVPHGAPADERAKKLFTRLNKIGFSSCLLSNNQKPRVEMFNQEIQTAYIYNAHKPSIKNYEKAMKIMGTTKERTLFVGDQLFTDVWGAKRTGIHSILVKPIHPKEEIQIVLKRYLEKIVLHFYKKKRKLDKKG; encoded by the coding sequence ATGTTTGATAAATTTTTTCCGGATGAATACCTGGCATCCGCTTATGTGATTCCTTTTGAAGAGCTGTATGAGAAGGGATACCGGGGAGTCATCTTTGATATCGACAATACACTGGTACCACACGGAGCACCGGCAGATGAAAGGGCAAAAAAGCTGTTTACGCGTTTAAACAAAATCGGATTTTCCTCCTGCCTTCTGTCAAATAATCAGAAACCGCGTGTGGAGATGTTTAATCAGGAGATACAGACTGCTTATATCTATAATGCTCACAAGCCTTCAATCAAGAATTATGAGAAGGCAATGAAGATTATGGGGACAACAAAGGAGCGCACCCTGTTTGTTGGCGATCAGCTGTTTACCGATGTATGGGGGGCAAAGAGAACCGGGATTCACAGTATTTTAGTGAAGCCGATCCATCCAAAAGAGGAGATTCAGATCGTTTTGAAGCGTTATTTGGAGAAAATTGTTCTTCATTTTTATAAAAAGAAGCGGAAACTGGATAAAAAAGGTTGA
- the efp gene encoding elongation factor P: MISAGDFKNGVTVEIDGNIYQILEFQHVKPGKGAAFVRTKLKNIISGGVVEKTFRPTEKFPKAHIDRKDMQYLYRDGDLFNFMDVETYDQIALNEDVVGDSLKFVKENEVVKICSHNGNVFSVEPPLFVELAITETEPGFKGDTAQGATKPATVETGAIVMVPLFVEQGDVLKIDTRSGEYLSRV; this comes from the coding sequence ATGATTTCAGCAGGAGATTTTAAAAATGGTGTTACCGTTGAGATTGACGGAAATATCTATCAGATCTTAGAATTCCAGCACGTAAAACCTGGAAAAGGTGCAGCATTTGTTAGAACAAAATTAAAAAATATCATCAGTGGCGGTGTTGTTGAGAAAACTTTCAGACCAACTGAAAAATTCCCGAAAGCACATATTGACAGAAAAGACATGCAGTATCTTTACAGAGACGGAGATCTGTTTAACTTTATGGACGTAGAGACATATGATCAGATCGCTCTGAACGAAGATGTTGTAGGAGATTCTCTAAAATTTGTAAAAGAGAACGAAGTAGTAAAGATCTGTTCACACAATGGAAACGTATTCTCAGTAGAGCCACCTCTGTTCGTAGAGCTTGCGATTACAGAGACAGAGCCTGGATTCAAGGGAGATACAGCACAGGGAGCTACAAAACCTGCAACTGTAGAGACAGGAGCAATTGTTATGGTACCATTGTTCGTAGAACAGGGAGATGTACTGAAGATTGATACACGTTCAGGAGAATATCTCTCACGTGTTTAA